The Malaclemys terrapin pileata isolate rMalTer1 chromosome 2, rMalTer1.hap1, whole genome shotgun sequence nucleotide sequence AAAAAGCCCTAGACAAAACTACTTTGTGGATAGCACTGGTGTAATTACAAGGAGGGGATTTGTCCCCCTCACATCTTTTATATGGGGAGGGACCAAGGGatgggagacaggggagggaGTGAAGAGAAACATATCTGTTGAGAAAAGttactcccctgtttatataCGTAAGTTCGGTGGACACCTGTGTGGGAAGCATGGCGTTCCAACTGAAGCAAACAGATATCAATTATTAGATACAAAGAGGAGCACAGACAATAGGTTCTTAGTAAGAACACTGTGAGACAAAGCAAAATGCTGAGAAGGAAGCTTGAAATATTGCAAAATTAACTTCAAGGTAATAATCCTCATAGTTTTTCTTCTACAATGACTATTGAACATCTGGTCACTGCTAACACGGTAGATGTTCTCTGTATCTAAAAGGCACTCCTGATGCCTGTAGGAAGTATGGATTAACTTACTATCTTGACTAACACACAAATTAGTTCTAGAGGGCTAGACCCAAGATATAAGGATAGAATTATTTCAGAAATGTGTCTAGAAAGGTACTTTCTATAAGAACAGTAAGAGATCTACATATTTCCAGATGTGGATCCTCTTTTTCCAATCAAAAGGATTAACTTCTTTTCTGTTGACAAAATCTTCTATTTAGCAGAACGCAGAAGCATCATTGCTCTTCACAGCTACACTTGGAATTTACTAGGAGGACAGCTTTATTTCTTGTGATTCTGGTAAGGTGAAAAAACTGCTGATTGCCCTCTAGCAATGGCTTCAAGTCTGACATTGTGCCATGCTACAGAATTAATACTGACTTTGAGTGTCAGTGAGTTAATAGTATATATGGGATGTGCCTTGGAACCTACTCTGGGTTTGGACATAAGACAATCTTTGCTTTATTGCTGCATTGACTCAACAGAAGTACATCCATAGAATTGTTTACACTTTTTACATTATTCTTCTGCATTACTCAAGGCTCAAGTGAAAAAATAAACTAGAAGTTTCACTTCCCACTCTCTTCAGCAAATACTCATTTGACAAAGCTATCAAATACCTGGACTCTTTTACAAGTCTTTTCAGGTGCAATATGCCAGGGTGCACTTTGATTCTAAAAAGCTAAAATGTTCtaaaaacaaatactttttaTATGAAAACATTGACTATGGACATATACCCAGTTGGAAATGGTTTAGCAGCACCATATGCAAATCCTTTTTTCATCTGCAGAATAGGAGATGGGTTTTCTTGATAGCTCTGGACTCCTTGAGTAAGGTTTGGTACTGCAGCACTCTCCTCGCAGTCTCTCAAGTCAAAGGTTGAAGAGTATTCTGCTCAAAGTAGATAGTCACAGAAGTGTACATAAAATATTAGCATCTGAGCATAATTAGAACACACATTAAGGAGTATAAATGAGATGAGTTTGTTAAGCGCCTTTTACTAAATATGAAATCAGTAGAGATATATCATCGGGAGAAAAAACAcatgggttgtttgtttttaaaaagtgaggcCATTTCACAAAAACCACGTCTCACTCAATGCATGGTCATATGAAACCCTTAGAAATACCAGGAAATGTAAGGTACATTAGTAATtaaaggccaaattttgctcCTTCTGAAGTCTGcttaaggctgtgagtttgtcacggAAGttatggaagtcacagattccgtgacatCTGTGACTTCCGCAGTGGCCGGTgggcctggctcaggggcagctcaggcagatctgccaatgggagctgcgggggtggtgcctgcaggcagaggcagcgtgcagagcttcctggccatgcctccacctagctGCTGAGCGAGAGGGATGTCACTGCTTCCGACAAACCCGCAGGTAAGCACCATccagagcccacctcaccccGTCCCATGCCCGaatcccctgccccctgccccctcccacacccaaactctactgctgctgcgggtgggggggggaggcacggagccaggtagggagcctatCGGCCCCACCgaccccaccctcccagcaccagtgggggtcccaggccactACCCGCCCCTCCTCACAGCACCTGGGCCTCCCTCCCCTGGCACCTGTGGCGGCCCTGGgcaggctcctccccccccccccccccccgcaagttttagtcacaggtatttttagtaaaagtcatggacaggttgtgggccgtgaatttttgtttactgcccatgacctgtccgtgacttttacctAAAAATACTAAAAGGTAGCCTTATTGATGATTACATTTCTATTAACTTTAAAAGGAGAAGGATCAGGTCCTTATAAAGAAAAGATACACACAACAGACTGAATATATAGAAGCCTTAATTAAGGAGCTCTTATGGTTGTGAATGCCAAAAATTAAGCTTGGAGAAATGCAGCACTAGAAGTTCTACTCCCTCTTCCacccctactcccccccccccccccgcacacacatttGCAGCACTGGAAAGGACAGCTTCTTAGTGAAGTTAACTAGACCATAAAATGACAAGCTGAaccatttacctttttttatCCTCTCTGTCTTTAACAATGCGCTCCTCCAGTTACTTTCAAAGGGAAAACAGCCCAATGATCTTCCTGAGGCTTTATTATTCAGATATTTGTGGTCAGACATTAGACTTGGCATTTTTTGTTCTTTTGATGCCTGAGATGAAAGCGATCTGCTGTTTCAGATATGAAATGAAAAAGATACCGTGGATGCAAATATGTGTTTAAAGAGTAAGGTGATTGATGTTTTTCAAAAGTTACAAACCGTGTTGTCAACATACATAGACACTTTGAATCAGGACTTCTCAATATGTGGGAAATTACCCATAAGTGGACTGCTGACTGAACAAAACAAGTCAGTAAAATCCCATGGGCACTAGGACTCAGCAGGAGTGTGAGCAGGAGATGGAAAGAATCACTTATTCTCCATCCAACTCCTGCCTCCATCCTACTCCATTCCCAACCCTTGCTTCAGGTTCTCAGCCATTTCTTCCTCACCACACACCACATTCCGCTCCAGGAGAAGGAAAATATTACTTCAAGCGGGTGTCTAGCTGGCTGCTCCATAGCCTCTTGAAGCCGCAGAACTCCTATTGCTTAGGGCTGTGCATTACGGAAGGCGAAACAGTCTCAGGCAATAAACAGCCACAGCCCCTCTTTCCCCAACCTTTTAGCATGTATGCCAACAGCCAATAGCCCCACAAAACTCCAAACCATCTGGCGTTTTTTGCTATCAATCTAATTTCACAATTTTTGTAGCAACAAAGGACTGTGGGATTGGGTGGGTTGCCTTAAACTAATCTGGTTTTGGATCCCTAGTACAAAAAGACTGAGAATCATGGGCTTGAAAAATAAtatgaaatgtattttatttattaagagAGAGCTTTAGTAATGTGTACTGAATGCTCAAGAACCAgggtcagtttttttttttaatagtgaaaaaCAACTTTTTCTGGTCACAAATATACAATCCTGCAAATCACTGGCTGCCACTATGTATCAGCATCTATGGTGGTGGTATTGATGTCAGCCACTACAAAACCCCATGGAAAAAGTTACCTGCCCTATTCAAACCAATCAAGAACAGAAGTGGATGGTCATTTGGCCACATCCTCACTCCATCCACCCAAAAATGAGTCAAAGAAAAAGGGGGGTAGATCTGTGGTCAGAAAACACCCAAAAGCTTTTCTTCCACCCACCAAGATAACAGCAGAGAGCTAATGGAACATCGAGGCTAGTGAATACAAGCTACAATATGAAAATACAGGAGAAGGAGGTTCAGTGGTTAGGATGCTGGTCAGGGACTGAGAAGAGCCAGGTTTTATTCCCTGCTATGCAGAAGTGAAAGTAAGTTAACGGACTTACTGGTACGCAGGGAGGTCAGGGTCctgggcaaggtgggggggcagctctgggcccccagaagggcggggccttgggcggaagggacggggctggggccagactcccctagccagcccttcagcactgCCCGGCCTGCGCCGCTCAGGGctctggcggcgatttaaagggcctggggctccagccactgccgggagccccgggcccttttaaattgcggGGCCCCAggacagctgccccttttgctcccCCCACATCAGCGGCCCTGCCTGTATGGTAGCTGTGTACCGGCTTTCTTACTAGTAtgccgtaccggcttactttcacctcagCTGCTATGTCAGACATTTTGTGTAACTTTTGGCAAGTCAATTAGAGCCTACCAATGAGGCAATAACTCAGACATAAATGATTCTCCTGGACTCAGAACTACACCAGCTCCATCCCACAAGATTTTTCCCACAACTATGCAGAAGATCTAGGTTTAATTCTGTCAGGAGATATGAGTGCTAGAAAGGCAGCAAACTCAGCTCAGAACCTTTGTAACCAACTCTTGTTTCAGACCTGACAAATTCTCTACATCAAATACATTGCTTACAAGATATTTGTCCATAAAGGGTAACATGTAAGGTCTCTATTGAAAGCCTGAAACTTCTAGATGCTCAGAATCATGGTGTGATTTGAGAATGTAACCCATACACCACctaggtgtggtgttctgtcccatctagtggcactgagatcacttaaagagagagaaaacgagtctgctctacagccttagctaacaaccaattggcttttagctcatgcactaaggtCCCCGGTTCGATACTGCCCGACGACGACTGGGGCCTGTCGGCGTTACATGTACACACAGTATTTAAGGAATAGTGCAACCATATGATGAGCAAGTCCATTATGTCCATACCTGGATTGATCACAGCCTGGTTAGTAATGACCATGCCATCCTTCTCCCACCagggtaataaataaataaaataaataaacgcGACAAGTATACACGTAGACGCAACACGTATACTACTGGTGTAACCCCAACAAAGAGGATCCGTGGAAGAGATAACATCACCATAGCCACATGGAATGTAAGGACATTGAGATAAATAAGGAGGTTGAAAGAACTCATGTATGAAATCGAACAATATACCTGGCACTTAGTAGGAATCTCTAAGGtcagatggaagaactttggagagATACTAACAGAAAAAGGCCATGTACTCTATTACAGTGGACAAACATGTCAATGGTGTAGGATTTCTTGTGCATAAAGATATCAAGAATTCAGAATTAGGATGCCGCCCAATGTCCACCAGGCTCATTTCCATCCACCTAAAGGCAGTACCATTTAATATCACAGTGGTTCAAGTCTACGCCCCTGCAAGAGACTATGATGATGAGAAAATTGAAGATTTTAACAATCAGCTCCAAGACATCATTGATAAGGTACACAAGAAAGATATCCTGATTGTACAAGGAGATTGGAATGGTAAAGTGGGTACTGATGCACAGGCAGATTAGCGAGATTATTGTTGCCCTTTCTGTAATGCGGTAACCAATGAGAGAGGATTGAGACTTTTGGAGATTGTTATAGCTGGCAAACAGATCGACTACATCATGATGCAAAACTGATTTCGTTCTGGGATTAACAGAGCTAAAACAAGGAGCTTCCCCGGTGCTGATATTGGAAGTGATCACGACCTTGTGATGCTAAATTTTTGGCTGCAGCTAAGGAAAATCGTCAGGCCAAAGTTCACCAAAACCAAGTTTGACTTAGAAAGACTCAGAGACAGAAACATTGCAGAGTCATTCCAAGCAATGATCGGTGGAAAATTTGCCCCACTGCTTGCTCTAGAGGAAGACATAGAAACAATGACCAATAATTTCAAtgctgtaatgaatgaggcagcaatGGACATCCTTGGGAAACATCATAAGAAGAGatcatacagactaacacggctgttactcttaAACCTATCATAagaagagagtcctgtggcacctttaagactaacagatatattggagcataagctgcgtctgacgaagtgggtattcacccatgatagcttatgctccaatacatctgttattcACCCATgatagcttatgctccaatacatcttaaaggtgccacaggactctctgttgctttttacagatccagactaacatggctacccctctgatacttgacatcataagaagacaaaaccatgggtcacaaatgaaatactacaaatgtgtgacattagaagagaacttaagagagacaagaacagcacTGAGGGAGCTGATAAATACAGAGCAATTGGCAGATATTTCAAGAAAGGAATTAAGATGACCAAGGAAATATGGattgaaaaacaatgctctaaaaTTGAAGAGTGTATCAATAATAAAATTAGCACATGAGCCTTCCAGGTTGTAAAAGATCTGATGAAGAAAAGATGGACCAAAGCTAACGTaattcaagacaaagaagggaacagCCTTACAGAAGAAAAGGACATCATCAATAGGTGAACAAACTACTGCTTTGATCTATACAACCGccagacaaatggagatcctAGTGTCTTAGACAGTCCACGTTCAACAGAGGAGGATGACTTTCCAATACTATGTGAAGAAGTGGAGACAActgtgaaatcactcaagaacggaaaggctacaggtattgacaacatcccagCTGAACTGATGAAATTCAgaggagaaatagtaatagatgtactcaccaagatctgcaacaagatctgGCAGACTAGTGAGTAGCCCTCCACGTGGACACAGTCACTAATcatcactctgccaaagaaagacaacctgcaattgtgtcaaaattaccGGCCCATAAACTTAATTAGCCATCCTagcaaagtgatgttgaaagtcatattgaacagattgaagccacaagcagAATATATCAtcgctgaagaacaggctggcttttGTACTGGAAGAAGTATCACAGAACAGAATTTCAACCTTCGTGTTCTATATGAGAAGTATttacaacaccagcaggacatctaccacatctttgttgacttcaagaaggcgTTTGACAGAGTATGGCATGAAGCTCTCTGGGCAACCATGAAGTAGTACAATGTTGGTtgtaagcttattcttaccattaaacaaatgtatgccaaggccagcagtgcagttcttgtcaatggcacaataggagagtggtttCGCCTTCTTTCGCCCACACTATTCAACGTCTACTTGGAGCgcataatgactgatgccctagaagatcacTTATGCACAGTGGTGGgtgaacaatctcaaatcttcaGTTCGCTGATGACACTGATGGCCTGGcaggcagcgaagatgaacttgccaaccttgtgaaatgaTTGGATGAAACTTCCgcaaaatatggcatggaaatcagtgcagagaaaaccaagctaaTGACAAACAAACGTGATGGGATCAGCTCACTtatcactgtcagtggacaagagctggagatagtgaaacagttcaagtatttgggggcaatcatcactgatgaaggatccaaggcagaaattcGGGCAAGAACTgcgcaaacagcagcagcagtggcgaagctaaagccaatttggagggaataagaacatctccctggaatccaaactgaaactgctgcatcCACTTGGTCATCTCCATTATTCTGTATGTGTGCGAGACATGGACCCTTACAGCAGAACTTGAAcagaaaatacaggtagtagagatgcTTTACCAtattatatcgggttgcgttatatcgaggtagcggtgtacttgGAAGTAGAACTGACAGTCGTTAGTTGTATTTTACACTGGTTTTCTATGACTCCAATGG carries:
- the C2H8orf89 gene encoding putative uncharacterized protein C8orf89 homolog isoform X5, which gives rise to MSRNQPRWGHRESYVKDIKYPESSFLSECRSLSSQASKEQKMPSLMSDHKYLNNKASGRSLGCFPFESNWRSALLKTERIKKEYSSTFDLRDCEESAAVPNLTQGVQSYQENPSPILQMKKGFAYGAAKPFPTGWNAMLPTQVSTELTYINRGVTFLNRYVSLHSLPCLPSLGPSPYKRCEGDKSPPCNYTSAIHKVVLSRAFFLWSSVWFTNCCHVRISCLESFLDINKYDG